From the Priestia koreensis genome, one window contains:
- the cobI gene encoding precorrin-2 C(20)-methyltransferase produces MIGTLYGLGVGPGDPELITVKAFRKLKESHVIAYPKKRQGSKSYAHKIIDVYVNPAEKEMLGLVFPMTKDPAILNEQWMRTVEKVWEKLQEGKDVAFVTEGDPLLYSTFIHMMKMMREEHPEVEVQVVPGISSFNGAASRLALPLADGDDHVAIIPATGDREKMKQALEQHDCVVFIKVAKVMDVMIDVLNELGLAEKASVITKVTSDEEVVWNINELHNVDLEYLTLMVVRK; encoded by the coding sequence ATGATTGGAACGTTATACGGTCTTGGTGTTGGTCCTGGAGACCCAGAGCTTATTACCGTGAAAGCCTTCCGAAAATTGAAGGAATCTCACGTAATCGCTTACCCCAAAAAGCGTCAAGGAAGTAAAAGCTATGCCCATAAAATTATTGATGTGTACGTGAACCCAGCAGAAAAGGAAATGCTTGGTCTGGTGTTTCCGATGACAAAAGATCCTGCCATTTTAAACGAGCAGTGGATGCGAACGGTTGAGAAGGTATGGGAGAAGCTTCAGGAGGGGAAAGACGTTGCATTTGTCACGGAAGGTGATCCTCTTTTATACAGTACCTTTATTCATATGATGAAAATGATGCGTGAAGAGCATCCAGAAGTAGAGGTGCAGGTTGTCCCAGGTATTTCTTCCTTTAACGGTGCTGCATCACGATTAGCTCTTCCACTTGCGGATGGTGATGATCATGTAGCGATCATTCCAGCAACGGGCGATCGTGAAAAGATGAAGCAGGCGCTCGAACAGCACGACTGTGTGGTCTTTATAAAAGTAGCAAAGGTGATGGATGTTATGATCGATGTCTTAAATGAGCTTGGGCTTGCGGAGAAAGCATCTGTCATTACGAAGGTTACGTCTGATGAAGAAGTCGTTTGGAACATAAATGAATTACATAACGTTGATCTCGAATATTTAACATTAATGGTGGTGAGAAAATGA
- a CDS encoding cobyrinate a,c-diamide synthase, which translates to MTTRRIVIAGTGSGVGKTTLTIGLMSAFKQKGYEVQGFKCGPDYIDPTYHSAVTGRKARNLDTWMLPHEVVKEIVSRGSVGADLSIIEGVMGFYDGKNPLTDEGTTAEISVITETPVILVVNGASMARSAAAIVKGFQTFSDQPTIIGVIVNQVGSGGHYELIKAAVEQECNLPVFGYLQKNAVPSIPERHLGLVPSIERGELDPFFEQLARAVSETVDLDEIYARSIAPSLSSTQPLFINKGEKRVRIAVARDAAFNFYYEENLELLEAYGAELVYFSPLKGEKLPPGVDGLYIGGGFPEEFARELSQQTEVKQSIKEAIEDGLPTLAECGGFMYLTDAIVTREGTSYEMLGLIKGKVKMQDRLAALGYREIRGGEGNYLLKDGDVARGHEFHYSTFEAVNEHPHAYEVIARRKVSNEGTLLHNVIAGYTHIHFASCPKLIENWIKRCEERNDD; encoded by the coding sequence ATGACAACACGACGTATTGTCATTGCCGGAACGGGAAGCGGCGTTGGAAAAACAACGCTGACGATCGGATTAATGTCCGCTTTTAAACAAAAAGGATACGAGGTTCAAGGATTTAAATGTGGTCCTGATTATATTGATCCGACCTACCATAGCGCAGTGACAGGAAGAAAAGCGCGTAATCTAGATACGTGGATGCTTCCTCATGAAGTCGTAAAAGAGATTGTAAGTAGAGGAAGCGTCGGAGCTGATTTATCTATTATCGAAGGCGTGATGGGATTTTATGACGGGAAGAATCCGTTAACAGATGAAGGAACAACGGCGGAAATTAGCGTGATTACAGAAACGCCTGTTATTCTAGTCGTCAACGGCGCAAGCATGGCAAGAAGCGCAGCGGCAATCGTAAAAGGATTTCAAACGTTTTCTGATCAGCCCACGATTATAGGAGTCATCGTGAATCAAGTAGGTAGCGGTGGACACTACGAATTAATTAAAGCAGCCGTTGAGCAGGAATGTAACCTTCCCGTATTCGGTTATTTGCAGAAAAACGCCGTACCGTCCATTCCTGAACGTCATTTAGGGCTTGTACCGTCTATTGAGCGCGGAGAATTGGATCCTTTTTTTGAACAGCTTGCAAGAGCGGTAAGTGAAACGGTGGACCTTGATGAAATTTATGCGCGGTCAATTGCCCCTTCGTTATCCTCTACTCAGCCGCTATTCATAAATAAAGGAGAAAAACGTGTGAGGATTGCAGTGGCGAGAGATGCGGCCTTTAATTTTTATTACGAAGAAAACTTGGAATTGCTAGAAGCCTACGGCGCGGAGTTAGTTTACTTTTCACCGTTAAAAGGAGAAAAGCTTCCACCTGGCGTAGACGGTTTGTACATAGGCGGCGGTTTTCCAGAGGAATTTGCACGCGAGCTTTCACAGCAAACAGAAGTCAAACAATCGATTAAAGAAGCAATTGAAGATGGACTGCCAACGCTTGCTGAATGCGGAGGGTTTATGTACTTAACCGATGCCATCGTCACAAGGGAAGGAACATCTTATGAAATGTTAGGGCTTATTAAAGGTAAAGTGAAAATGCAAGATCGCCTGGCAGCGCTCGGTTATCGTGAAATTCGGGGTGGTGAAGGGAACTATCTGTTGAAGGACGGGGATGTGGCGAGAGGGCACGAATTTCACTATTCGACGTTTGAAGCAGTAAATGAACACCCACATGCTTACGAAGTAATTGCCCGCCGGAAAGTGTCCAATGAAGGAACGCTTTTACATAACGTAATTGCTGGCTATACCCATATTCATTTTGCGTCATGTCCAAAATTAATTGAAAACTGGATAAAGCGCTGTGAGGAGCGAAACGATGACTAA
- a CDS encoding cob(I)yrinic acid a,c-diamide adenosyltransferase, whose amino-acid sequence MKDKGRLLVYTGDGKGKTTAAMGLAIRAAGREKRVLIIQYIKSRTTGEQASLKKLGIDMHQTGIGFTWTKTPQEHRDALQKAWALTKDKIMSGGYDVVILDELNNALAIERFPIDDVLPLQEVLHLIKNRPEHMHLVITGRSAKQQLIDLADLVTEMNPIKHYYDEGVPAIVGIEK is encoded by the coding sequence ATGAAGGACAAAGGACGTCTTCTCGTCTACACAGGCGACGGAAAAGGAAAAACAACGGCCGCGATGGGACTTGCGATTCGAGCAGCTGGCAGAGAAAAGCGCGTACTCATTATTCAATACATCAAATCCAGAACAACCGGTGAACAGGCCTCGTTAAAAAAACTAGGCATTGACATGCATCAAACAGGAATCGGCTTTACATGGACAAAAACACCCCAAGAGCACCGCGACGCTCTTCAAAAAGCATGGGCACTCACAAAAGATAAAATCATGTCGGGTGGTTATGACGTAGTCATCCTAGACGAACTAAACAACGCCCTTGCCATTGAGCGTTTTCCTATCGATGACGTGCTTCCACTGCAAGAAGTGCTACACCTAATCAAAAATCGTCCCGAGCACATGCACCTCGTCATCACAGGCCGCTCAGCCAAACAACAACTCATTGACCTAGCAGACCTTGTCACTGAAATGAACCCAATCAAACATTACTATGATGAAGGAGTTCCTGCGATTGTGGGGATTGAGAAGTGA
- the cobA gene encoding uroporphyrinogen-III C-methyltransferase, which translates to MTKGHVYLVGAGPGDPKLITVYGLECIQKADVILYDRLISQELLTHAKEGAELIFCGKLPGKHELIQEEIHALLVQKANEGKVVTRLKGGDPAVFGRVGEEAEVLKNNDIKYEIIPGVTSGIAAAAYAGIPVTHRDYGSSFAMVTGHGRASKGADHLNWDALANGIDTIAFYMGIGNLTYICQQMIAHGRSAHTPVAIIHWGTTTKQRTVTGTLLTIEEEVKKAAIIHPSIVLVGDVVNLREKLQWFEEAQTPLLQED; encoded by the coding sequence ATGACAAAAGGACACGTTTATCTAGTAGGAGCAGGGCCGGGAGATCCGAAGCTCATTACGGTGTACGGACTAGAATGCATTCAAAAAGCGGACGTTATTTTATATGACCGCCTCATTAGTCAAGAGCTCTTAACACATGCAAAAGAAGGGGCAGAGCTTATTTTTTGCGGAAAGCTTCCTGGTAAGCATGAATTAATTCAGGAGGAAATCCACGCTCTTCTCGTACAAAAAGCGAATGAAGGAAAAGTGGTCACACGATTAAAAGGCGGTGATCCAGCCGTTTTTGGTCGAGTAGGAGAAGAAGCCGAAGTATTAAAAAATAATGACATTAAATATGAAATCATACCAGGTGTCACATCAGGAATTGCAGCCGCAGCTTATGCGGGAATTCCTGTCACACATCGTGACTACGGTTCATCGTTTGCGATGGTGACGGGACATGGTCGAGCATCAAAGGGTGCTGATCACCTGAACTGGGATGCCCTTGCGAACGGTATTGATACGATTGCTTTTTATATGGGGATTGGAAATCTAACGTATATTTGTCAACAGATGATTGCTCATGGTCGCTCCGCACATACACCGGTTGCGATCATCCACTGGGGAACAACTACAAAGCAGCGCACGGTTACTGGAACGCTTTTAACGATTGAAGAGGAAGTGAAAAAGGCAGCAATTATTCATCCCTCTATCGTATTAGTTGGGGACGTTGTAAATCTGCGTGAAAAGCTTCAGTGGTTTGAAGAAGCACAAACGCCACTTTTGCAGGAAGATTAA
- a CDS encoding cobalt-precorrin 5A hydrolase gives MISLQESMIPDVKVDGDYALVAITKHGVELARKLRATFQHADLYYMSKFGKGDESEKQIQLFEGSVRLLLPSLFQRYKGIILIISLGAVVRMIAPLLKDKKVDPAVVVIDDKGENVISVLSGHIGGANELTREVAALLQAHPVITTASDVQKTIPVDLFGKRFGWVWESAEKLTPVSASVVNEERVVIVQESGERSWWNYDHPLPAHFTYKRSTREALNEDFQAALVVTHRILSKDEEVLLHNGVLYRPKTIALGIGCNRGTTKEEIEAVIEETLDELRFSIKSVKAICTIDLKKDEQGLIELVNQHGWEFVYYTPEQMNEVEINAPSDTVFKYTGAYGVSEPAVRLYSGAKSLEVEKKKSGNVTISVAVIPFS, from the coding sequence ATGATTTCATTGCAAGAGTCGATGATACCTGACGTTAAAGTAGACGGCGATTATGCGCTTGTTGCGATTACAAAGCACGGGGTGGAGCTTGCCAGAAAATTACGTGCAACCTTTCAGCATGCCGATCTTTACTACATGAGCAAGTTTGGTAAAGGAGACGAGTCAGAAAAGCAAATTCAATTATTTGAGGGAAGCGTTCGATTGTTGCTTCCTTCTCTTTTTCAACGATATAAAGGGATTATTTTAATTATCTCGTTAGGAGCCGTTGTTCGAATGATTGCTCCGCTTTTAAAAGATAAAAAAGTGGATCCAGCGGTTGTCGTGATCGATGATAAAGGCGAAAATGTGATTAGTGTTCTTTCAGGTCATATCGGAGGAGCGAATGAGCTAACGAGGGAAGTCGCGGCTCTTTTACAGGCACATCCCGTGATCACAACGGCTTCAGATGTTCAGAAAACGATTCCCGTTGACTTATTTGGAAAGCGTTTTGGCTGGGTGTGGGAATCAGCAGAGAAGCTGACTCCCGTTAGTGCGTCAGTCGTAAACGAAGAGAGAGTGGTGATCGTGCAAGAGTCCGGTGAGCGTAGTTGGTGGAATTACGACCATCCATTGCCTGCTCATTTTACTTATAAACGTTCAACTAGAGAAGCACTAAATGAAGATTTTCAAGCTGCACTTGTTGTCACACATCGTATCTTATCCAAAGACGAAGAGGTGCTGCTACATAACGGTGTTCTTTATCGGCCAAAAACAATTGCTCTTGGAATTGGATGTAATAGAGGAACAACGAAGGAAGAAATCGAAGCAGTAATAGAGGAAACGTTAGATGAACTCCGCTTCTCTATTAAAAGCGTCAAAGCGATTTGTACGATTGATTTGAAAAAAGACGAACAGGGACTCATTGAGCTCGTCAATCAGCACGGATGGGAATTTGTTTATTACACGCCCGAACAGATGAATGAAGTGGAAATCAACGCACCGTCTGATACGGTTTTTAAATATACGGGTGCTTACGGGGTAAGTGAGCCTGCCGTTCGTTTGTATAGCGGAGCGAAATCTCTTGAAGTAGAGAAAAAGAAGTCGGGAAATGTGACGATCTCTGTTGCAGTAATTCCATTTTCGTAA
- a CDS encoding cobyric acid synthase, protein MTKSLPVMFQGTHSDSGKSTLVTAFCRIFVQDGYKTAPFKSQNMALNSYITYDGKEIGRAQGVQAEAANVQATTDMNPILIKPNRDNESHVIVHGKFYANMQASKYRSDFFYEGLALIEKSLNVLSGSYERIVIEGAGSPAEVNLNDRELVNMRVAKLANAPVILVGDIEKGGVFASLVGTLQLLSEEERSRVIGVIINKFRGDVELLKPGLTWFEEYTNKPVLGVIPYLDHLNIEAEDSVVLQQYKSDYDGEKEIDIAVIQYPRISNFTDIDPFFAEPDCDVRFVRQLKQLKNPDVIILPGSKNTIEDLLFLKKSGLYEQISSLYKSGEVTVVGICGGYQMLGENIQDPYKIESEYGQIQGLQLIPMQTVMNKEKVTTWSEGETTGDKLSVKGYEIHMGKSTFSTEERPFITLKDGRNEGFISGDNGLLGTYFHGIFHNDALREHFLNEVRKRKHLPPITGRVNFNEMREQAFDRLADHVRSHVDVQWITEQMEQFQKGETSYEHTHRNTGIE, encoded by the coding sequence ATGACTAAATCTCTTCCGGTAATGTTTCAAGGAACACACTCTGATTCTGGTAAAAGTACGCTTGTAACGGCCTTTTGTCGCATTTTCGTACAGGACGGCTATAAAACAGCTCCGTTTAAATCACAAAATATGGCCCTAAATTCGTACATTACATATGACGGCAAGGAAATTGGGCGCGCACAGGGCGTACAGGCAGAAGCAGCAAACGTTCAGGCTACGACCGATATGAACCCGATTTTAATTAAGCCCAATCGTGACAATGAATCGCATGTGATCGTTCACGGAAAATTCTATGCAAACATGCAGGCGAGTAAATATCGAAGTGATTTCTTTTACGAAGGGCTCGCACTCATTGAAAAATCGCTGAACGTATTAAGTGGATCATATGAGCGAATTGTCATCGAAGGAGCCGGAAGTCCTGCAGAGGTCAATTTAAACGACCGTGAGCTAGTTAACATGCGCGTAGCGAAGCTTGCAAATGCGCCCGTTATTTTAGTAGGAGATATTGAAAAAGGCGGCGTTTTTGCGAGCTTGGTAGGAACACTTCAGCTTTTGTCAGAAGAAGAGCGTTCAAGAGTAATTGGAGTCATCATTAACAAGTTTAGAGGGGACGTCGAACTGTTAAAACCCGGCCTTACTTGGTTTGAAGAGTATACGAACAAGCCTGTTCTTGGCGTTATTCCATATCTAGATCATTTGAATATTGAAGCAGAAGATTCAGTAGTGCTTCAGCAATATAAAAGTGACTATGACGGAGAAAAAGAGATTGATATTGCGGTTATTCAATACCCCCGTATTTCAAATTTTACGGACATAGATCCATTTTTCGCCGAGCCTGACTGTGACGTACGCTTTGTCAGACAGCTGAAGCAGTTAAAAAATCCAGATGTTATTATTTTACCAGGAAGTAAAAATACGATTGAAGATCTTTTGTTTTTAAAGAAAAGCGGATTGTATGAACAAATCTCCTCCCTATATAAAAGTGGCGAAGTAACCGTTGTAGGTATTTGCGGGGGCTATCAAATGCTTGGTGAAAACATTCAGGACCCTTACAAAATCGAATCCGAGTACGGTCAAATACAAGGTCTGCAGCTTATTCCGATGCAGACGGTAATGAACAAGGAAAAAGTGACAACATGGTCAGAGGGAGAGACAACGGGAGATAAGCTGTCTGTAAAAGGGTACGAGATTCATATGGGCAAGTCCACGTTTTCAACGGAAGAACGACCTTTTATTACATTAAAAGACGGTCGTAATGAAGGGTTCATTTCTGGGGATAATGGTTTACTAGGAACCTATTTTCACGGTATTTTCCATAACGATGCGCTTCGAGAACACTTCTTAAATGAGGTCAGAAAAAGAAAACATTTACCGCCTATCACTGGTCGTGTAAACTTTAATGAGATGAGAGAACAGGCCTTTGATCGATTAGCAGACCATGTTCGATCTCATGTTGACGTTCAGTGGATTACGGAACAAATGGAACAGTTTCAAAAAGGAGAGACTTCATATGAGCATACGCATCGAAATACCGGAATTGAATAA
- the cobT gene encoding nicotinate-nucleotide--dimethylbenzimidazole phosphoribosyltransferase has translation MSIRIEIPELNKAVKQDTLKYIDTLTKPPGSLGKLEELAAEIAAMTAEPFPVVTPPGVLIFAGDHGIVEEGVSAFPQEVTAQMVQNFLTGGAAISVFSGQIGAKLEIVDVGVAAEIASHADLHVEKVGFGTRNFLKEDAMTRSEAETAITIGMNRAFAMIDHGVKCLIVGEMGIGNTTPSTAILASFSDAPIDEIVGAGTGLSNDAIAVKARVIAEAISKRQPDRHDPLDVLSKVGGFEIAAMVGAMLAAASRRVPVLVDGFISTVAALVATQLEPNSNDYMIVGHASAERGHETAVKMLNKTPLLQLGFRLGEGSGAAVAFPIVQAATLMLNEMATFKTAGIAEKTARKEEVR, from the coding sequence ATGAGCATACGCATCGAAATACCGGAATTGAATAAAGCAGTCAAGCAAGATACGTTAAAATACATAGATACATTAACAAAGCCACCTGGAAGCTTAGGAAAGCTTGAAGAGCTTGCAGCCGAGATTGCGGCGATGACGGCCGAACCATTTCCAGTTGTCACGCCACCTGGGGTGCTAATTTTTGCTGGTGATCATGGAATTGTCGAAGAAGGAGTATCCGCGTTTCCACAGGAAGTGACTGCCCAAATGGTTCAGAACTTTTTGACAGGTGGAGCCGCTATTAGCGTGTTTAGCGGCCAAATCGGAGCGAAGCTTGAAATTGTAGACGTTGGCGTAGCGGCTGAGATCGCGTCACATGCAGATCTTCACGTAGAGAAAGTAGGCTTTGGAACACGGAACTTTTTAAAAGAGGATGCAATGACTCGCAGTGAGGCAGAAACGGCGATTACTATTGGGATGAACCGCGCGTTCGCCATGATTGATCACGGTGTGAAATGCTTAATTGTTGGTGAGATGGGGATAGGCAACACAACGCCGAGCACAGCTATTCTAGCATCTTTCAGTGATGCGCCCATAGATGAGATTGTTGGGGCAGGAACGGGGCTTTCAAATGACGCCATCGCCGTAAAAGCTCGCGTTATTGCCGAGGCAATTTCAAAAAGACAACCAGATCGTCATGATCCCCTAGACGTTCTTTCAAAAGTTGGGGGCTTTGAAATTGCTGCGATGGTCGGGGCAATGTTGGCAGCAGCTTCACGCCGTGTTCCGGTTTTAGTGGACGGATTCATTAGCACAGTTGCAGCACTAGTGGCCACCCAACTAGAGCCAAATTCAAACGATTACATGATTGTTGGACATGCATCGGCAGAACGAGGCCACGAAACGGCCGTTAAAATGCTGAATAAGACGCCTCTTTTACAATTAGGGTTTCGATTAGGAGAGGGAAGTGGCGCAGCCGTTGCCTTTCCAATTGTACAGGCAGCAACGCTCATGCTAAACGAAATGGCCACGTTTAAAACGGCAGGCATTGCAGAGAAAACAGCTAGGAAGGAGGAAGTACGATGA
- the cobM gene encoding precorrin-4 C(11)-methyltransferase, whose protein sequence is MKLYIVGAGPGDPDLITVKGLTLLQEADVVLYADSLVSEELIKKAKPDAEIIKTAGMHLQEMVEVMVQHVKTGKKVVRVHTGDPAVYGAIMEQMALLKKEGIETKIIPGVSSVFAAAAAVGAELTIPDLTQTLILTRAEGRTPVPEFEKLRDLGKHQCTIALFLSATLTKKVMKEFIAAGWSKDTPVAVVYKASWPDEKIVRTTVEHLDKDMKKNGIRKQAMILAGWALDPDIHDKDYRSKLYDQAFTHGYRKGVSTR, encoded by the coding sequence ATGAAGCTATATATTGTTGGCGCAGGACCAGGAGATCCAGATTTAATTACGGTAAAAGGCTTAACCCTCTTACAAGAAGCGGATGTGGTGCTTTATGCAGACTCTCTTGTGAGTGAGGAACTGATTAAAAAAGCGAAGCCAGATGCGGAAATTATTAAAACGGCCGGCATGCATTTGCAAGAAATGGTCGAAGTAATGGTGCAACATGTAAAAACAGGAAAAAAGGTCGTTCGTGTTCACACGGGTGATCCTGCGGTGTACGGAGCAATTATGGAGCAAATGGCGTTACTTAAAAAAGAAGGAATTGAAACGAAGATTATCCCAGGTGTGAGCTCTGTATTTGCGGCTGCAGCGGCTGTTGGAGCAGAATTAACGATTCCTGACTTAACACAGACCCTTATTTTAACAAGAGCGGAAGGACGAACGCCTGTCCCAGAGTTCGAAAAACTACGTGACCTCGGAAAGCATCAGTGTACCATTGCGCTCTTTCTGAGTGCGACGCTGACGAAAAAAGTGATGAAGGAATTTATAGCGGCCGGTTGGAGTAAGGATACTCCAGTTGCGGTCGTCTATAAAGCCTCATGGCCCGATGAAAAAATTGTCCGAACGACCGTTGAACATCTAGATAAAGATATGAAGAAAAATGGGATTCGAAAGCAAGCCATGATTTTAGCTGGCTGGGCACTAGACCCGGATATCCATGACAAAGATTATCGCTCAAAGTTATATGACCAAGCCTTCACTCATGGGTATCGTAAAGGAGTGTCAACGAGATGA
- a CDS encoding cobalt-precorrin-5B (C(1))-methyltransferase produces the protein MEAKKQTEEKPLRQGYTTGACATAVTKAALTALITGIPQTEATIYLPIKKFATFQMESCEWLDGSVKTSTIKDAGDDPDATHGALIEATVSFQPEGVTLDGGVGVGRVTKPGLPVSVGEAAINPVPRKMILQVVEDVLTEYGVKTGVRVIISVPKGEEMAEKTLNGRLGIIGGISILGTRGTVVPFSTSAYMASIVQAISVARASNCEHVVITTGGRSEKYAMKQYPHLPEEAFIEMGDFVGFTLKQCKKQGVKKVSMVGMMGKFSKVAQGVMMVHSKSAPVSLAFLSEVAAQSGASDSLVEEIKEANTASQAAEIMAGNESFFTKLCTYCNQSALTEVKGDLTIETTLYTMKGEQLGKAMVESGD, from the coding sequence ATGGAAGCAAAGAAACAAACGGAAGAAAAGCCGCTTCGCCAAGGCTATACGACAGGAGCATGTGCGACTGCTGTCACAAAAGCGGCTCTAACAGCGCTTATTACCGGTATTCCGCAAACAGAAGCAACCATCTATTTACCGATCAAGAAATTTGCTACGTTTCAGATGGAAAGCTGTGAATGGCTAGACGGTTCTGTCAAAACTTCGACGATTAAAGACGCTGGGGATGATCCGGATGCCACGCACGGTGCGCTCATTGAAGCGACCGTAAGCTTTCAGCCTGAAGGCGTTACGCTAGACGGTGGGGTAGGCGTTGGACGCGTGACGAAGCCTGGACTACCTGTTTCGGTGGGAGAAGCGGCTATTAATCCCGTACCGCGGAAAATGATTTTACAGGTGGTCGAGGACGTACTAACGGAATACGGGGTGAAAACGGGCGTACGAGTCATTATCTCGGTTCCGAAAGGAGAGGAAATGGCTGAAAAAACGCTGAACGGTCGCCTCGGTATTATTGGCGGTATTTCCATTCTAGGCACAAGGGGAACTGTGGTGCCGTTTTCTACCTCTGCTTACATGGCAAGTATCGTTCAAGCGATCAGCGTTGCAAGAGCGTCTAATTGTGAGCACGTTGTCATTACGACAGGTGGGAGAAGCGAAAAGTACGCAATGAAGCAGTATCCACATTTGCCAGAGGAAGCTTTTATTGAAATGGGTGATTTTGTTGGCTTCACGCTGAAGCAATGCAAAAAGCAAGGTGTAAAAAAAGTATCAATGGTTGGGATGATGGGGAAATTCTCAAAGGTCGCACAGGGCGTTATGATGGTTCATTCTAAGAGCGCTCCTGTCAGTCTCGCATTCTTGTCCGAAGTGGCGGCCCAATCAGGAGCCTCTGATTCACTTGTAGAAGAGATTAAGGAAGCAAATACAGCATCACAGGCAGCCGAAATAATGGCGGGAAACGAATCTTTTTTTACAAAGCTTTGTACATATTGCAATCAATCAGCTTTAACTGAAGTAAAAGGTGATCTAACGATTGAAACGACGCTGTACACGATGAAAGGCGAACAATTAGGAAAGGCGATGGTCGAGAGTGGGGATTAA
- the cbiE gene encoding precorrin-6y C5,15-methyltransferase (decarboxylating) subunit CbiE, producing MGIKVIGIGDSGVASILPTYQQWIDESELLVGGERMLDFFPNFQGEKRSITSGLSSLVEELKNETRQTVVLASGDPLFYGIGSYLSKKLPIELYPSVSSIQLAFARIGEGWQDATMISVHGRSMTGLAQKIDGQKKIVLLTDHENSPSIIAKYLLSYGMDEYEMFVGENLGGEEERTGWWTLTDACEHSFSPLNVVVLKQVKNGPVWSLGIDDHEFYQRKPEKGLITKKEVRTLSVSALELTDTSVVWDVGTCTGSVAIEAARISRHGSVYAIEKNEGDLANCYLNMHKFRTDFTAVLGKAPDRLQEFPDPDAVFIGGTAGDMNGILDQSCERLKPNGRIVLNAVTIENMMDAVRGFKERGFAVDIMLIQASRSKPILNLTRFDALNPIYIITARRETEEEK from the coding sequence GTGGGGATTAAGGTAATTGGAATAGGAGATAGTGGTGTAGCTAGTATTCTTCCAACCTATCAGCAGTGGATTGATGAAAGCGAACTGCTCGTTGGAGGGGAGCGGATGCTAGACTTCTTCCCAAATTTTCAAGGAGAGAAACGTAGCATTACAAGTGGTTTGTCCTCTCTTGTAGAAGAATTAAAAAATGAAACGCGCCAAACGGTCGTATTGGCATCAGGTGATCCGCTTTTCTACGGAATTGGGAGCTACTTATCTAAAAAACTACCAATAGAGCTGTACCCTAGCGTGAGCTCGATTCAGCTTGCTTTTGCTAGAATAGGAGAAGGTTGGCAAGATGCAACGATGATTAGCGTACACGGTCGCTCGATGACGGGACTAGCGCAAAAGATAGATGGACAGAAGAAGATCGTGCTTCTTACCGATCATGAGAACTCTCCTTCCATCATTGCCAAATATCTGTTGTCATATGGGATGGACGAATATGAAATGTTTGTGGGGGAAAATCTTGGTGGAGAAGAGGAGCGTACAGGCTGGTGGACGTTAACGGATGCATGCGAACACTCCTTTTCTCCTTTAAATGTGGTTGTGTTAAAACAAGTAAAGAACGGTCCCGTTTGGTCACTTGGTATTGACGATCATGAATTTTACCAGCGTAAGCCCGAAAAAGGTCTGATCACCAAAAAAGAAGTGCGAACATTAAGCGTAAGTGCACTAGAGCTAACGGATACAAGCGTTGTGTGGGATGTTGGTACGTGTACAGGCTCAGTAGCGATTGAAGCGGCACGGATTAGCCGTCACGGCAGCGTATATGCGATTGAAAAAAATGAGGGAGACCTTGCCAATTGCTACCTCAATATGCACAAGTTTCGCACCGACTTTACAGCTGTACTTGGAAAGGCACCTGATCGTCTTCAAGAGTTTCCTGATCCTGATGCAGTATTTATTGGAGGAACCGCAGGAGATATGAATGGAATTTTGGATCAGAGCTGCGAGCGCTTAAAGCCAAACGGTCGTATCGTACTAAACGCGGTGACGATTGAAAACATGATGGACGCAGTGAGAGGATTTAAAGAGCGAGGGTTTGCTGTTGATATTATGCTCATTCAGGCCTCTAGAAGTAAGCCTATTTTAAATCTTACTCGCTTTGACGCACTAAATCCTATTTATATTATTACAGCAAGACGAGAAACGGAGGAAGAAAAATGA